One window of the Sandaracinaceae bacterium genome contains the following:
- a CDS encoding flagellin has product MAITMNTNVASINAQRNLNKTQGSLMGNFGRLSTGLRINTAADDAAGLAISEKLKSQIRSLSQAERNAYDGNSLLQVAEGAMNEVSGILTRMRELAVQSATDTVGGTERGFLNQEVDALQAELDRIGEVTEFNGAKLLDGGTTGTTFNFQVGIGATTNDRIAATIKGTKSADLGAVTGGAVSSVAGIDLTTITGAQNALAVIDQAISDVSSRRADLGAVQNRMVVTIANLGTARENLSAANSRIRDVDVAAETAAMTRNNILMQAGTSVLAQANQQPQIALSLLG; this is encoded by the coding sequence ATGGCCATCACGATGAACACGAACGTTGCGTCCATCAACGCACAGCGGAACCTCAACAAGACCCAGGGCAGCCTGATGGGCAACTTCGGTCGCCTCTCGACGGGCCTGCGGATCAACACCGCGGCGGACGACGCGGCCGGCCTCGCCATCAGCGAGAAGCTGAAGAGCCAGATTCGCAGCCTCTCGCAGGCCGAGCGCAACGCCTACGACGGCAACAGCCTGCTGCAGGTGGCCGAGGGCGCGATGAACGAGGTCAGCGGCATCCTCACCCGGATGCGTGAGCTCGCGGTTCAGTCGGCCACCGACACGGTCGGCGGCACCGAGCGCGGCTTCCTCAACCAGGAGGTCGACGCCCTCCAGGCCGAGCTCGACCGCATCGGCGAGGTCACCGAGTTCAACGGCGCCAAGCTGCTCGACGGCGGCACCACCGGCACGACCTTCAACTTCCAGGTCGGCATCGGCGCCACCACGAACGACCGCATCGCGGCCACCATCAAGGGCACCAAGTCGGCCGACCTCGGCGCGGTCACCGGCGGCGCGGTCAGCTCGGTCGCGGGCATCGACCTGACCACCATCACCGGCGCCCAGAACGCGCTGGCGGTCATCGACCAGGCCATCTCGGACGTCTCGAGCCGCCGCGCGGACCTCGGCGCGGTCCAGAACCGGATGGTGGTGACCATCGCGAACCTGGGCACGGCCCGGGAGAACCTCAGCGCCGCGAACAGCCGGATTCGCGACGTCGATGTGGCAGCCGAGACGGCGGCCATGACCCGAAACAACATCCTGATGCAGGCCGGAACCTCGGTCCTCGCTCAGGCCAACCAGCAGCCCCAGATCGCTCTGTCGCTGCTCGGCTGA
- a CDS encoding flagellin, giving the protein MAITVNTNVASMNAQRNLGRTQKSLMGNLGRLSTGLRINTAADDAAGLAISEKLKSQVRSLSQAERNANDGVSLLQTAEGSMNEASGILTRMRELAVQSANGTLGSTERGFLNDEVTALSSELDRIGSVTEFNGTKLLEGGSTGTSFSFQVGLGATSNDSISATIKGVKAADLGVITGGSVSSIAGIDISTATGAQNALAVIDQAITDVSSRRADIGSVQNRLNVTISNLGSARENLSAANSRIRDVDVASETADMTRNNILMQAGVSVLAQANQSPQVALALLG; this is encoded by the coding sequence ATGGCAATCACAGTCAACACGAACGTCGCGTCCATGAACGCGCAGCGGAACCTCGGTCGCACCCAGAAGTCCTTGATGGGCAACCTGGGACGGCTCAGCACCGGTCTCCGCATCAACACCGCCGCCGACGACGCCGCCGGTCTGGCCATCAGCGAGAAGCTGAAGAGCCAGGTACGAAGCCTCTCCCAGGCGGAGCGGAACGCCAACGATGGCGTGTCCCTCCTGCAGACCGCGGAGGGCTCCATGAACGAGGCGAGCGGCATCCTGACCCGGATGCGAGAGCTCGCCGTGCAGTCGGCCAACGGCACGCTCGGGTCCACCGAGCGCGGTTTCCTGAACGACGAAGTCACCGCCCTGTCGAGCGAGCTCGACCGGATCGGTAGCGTCACGGAGTTCAACGGGACCAAGCTGCTGGAAGGCGGCTCCACGGGGACGAGCTTCTCGTTCCAGGTGGGTCTGGGCGCGACGAGCAACGACTCGATCAGCGCGACGATCAAGGGCGTGAAGGCGGCCGACCTCGGCGTCATCACGGGCGGCTCGGTGAGCTCCATCGCCGGGATCGACATCAGCACCGCCACCGGCGCGCAGAACGCGCTGGCGGTCATCGACCAGGCGATCACCGACGTCTCGAGCCGTCGGGCCGACATCGGCTCGGTGCAGAACCGCCTCAACGTCACGATCAGCAACCTCGGCAGCGCTCGGGAGAACCTGTCCGCCGCCAACTCGCGGATCCGTGACGTGGACGTGGCCAGCGAGACCGCCGACATGACGAGGAACAACATCCTCATGCAGGCCGGCGTCTCCGTGCTCGCCCAGGCGAACCAGTCGCCTCAGGTGGCACTCGCCTTGCTGGGCTAG
- the fliD gene encoding flagellar filament capping protein FliD has protein sequence MPAITFSGLSTGLDTAGIISQLMQLERMPVDRLETKKKNYDSQASKFRSLETKLKSLQDAAKKLGKPEDVLTTKVSTSDEKVFTATSSGGAAVGPTDIHVTSLAKVEKTYSNTFADKTATGAFGTGTLTLQVGSGDPVDITVDGTDTLESVVGKINGSGADVTAGLMFDGTNYRLRVTGNDTGAANAISFTETGTSLGLDVPANQVQAAVDAVFSVDGFAMTRASNTFSDAVPGVSITLTGASPDATPATLGVQRDTDALREKAQGFVDAYNEVAKGINAEFAYTGKAKGAGSLVGDSALRSVQSRLRSFMGSAVPGTSGAYRTLASIGIQTNQDGTLKLDAADFDEAVGADANAVSTLLAGNRIGGIDGFVKGFDDLIDEFVDSADGIIPSRIDALEGRNRDIDKQIDRLELRLEKTEEQLVKQYAKLEELVSGLTNQGNQIMAALVGLG, from the coding sequence ATGCCTGCCATCACCTTCAGCGGACTGTCCACCGGCCTCGACACGGCCGGGATCATCTCGCAGCTCATGCAGCTCGAGCGCATGCCCGTGGACCGGCTGGAGACGAAGAAGAAGAACTACGACTCGCAGGCGAGCAAGTTCCGCAGCCTCGAGACCAAGCTCAAGTCGCTGCAGGACGCGGCCAAGAAGCTGGGCAAGCCCGAGGACGTGCTCACCACCAAGGTGAGCACCAGCGACGAGAAGGTCTTCACCGCGACCTCGAGCGGCGGCGCGGCCGTCGGCCCGACCGACATCCACGTCACCTCGCTCGCCAAGGTCGAGAAGACCTACTCGAACACCTTCGCCGACAAGACCGCCACGGGCGCCTTCGGCACCGGGACGCTGACCCTCCAGGTCGGGTCCGGGGATCCGGTCGACATCACGGTCGACGGGACCGACACGCTCGAGAGCGTGGTCGGCAAGATCAACGGCTCCGGCGCGGACGTGACCGCGGGCCTCATGTTCGACGGCACGAACTATCGGCTGCGGGTCACCGGCAACGACACCGGCGCGGCCAACGCGATCAGCTTCACGGAGACGGGCACGAGCCTCGGCCTCGACGTGCCCGCCAACCAGGTCCAGGCGGCCGTGGACGCGGTGTTCAGCGTGGACGGCTTCGCGATGACGCGCGCCTCCAACACCTTCTCGGACGCGGTGCCCGGCGTGAGCATCACGCTGACCGGCGCCTCCCCCGACGCGACGCCGGCGACGCTCGGCGTGCAGCGCGACACGGACGCGCTCCGGGAAAAAGCGCAGGGCTTCGTCGACGCGTACAACGAGGTCGCGAAGGGCATCAACGCCGAGTTCGCGTACACCGGCAAGGCCAAGGGCGCGGGCAGCCTCGTCGGCGACTCCGCGCTGCGCAGCGTGCAGTCTCGATTGCGGTCATTCATGGGCTCGGCGGTCCCGGGGACGAGCGGCGCCTACCGGACGCTCGCGTCCATCGGCATCCAGACCAACCAGGACGGGACCCTGAAGCTCGACGCGGCCGACTTCGACGAGGCGGTCGGCGCGGACGCGAACGCCGTCAGCACCCTGCTCGCGGGAAACCGGATCGGGGGCATCGACGGCTTCGTGAAGGGCTTCGACGACCTCATCGACGAATTCGTGGACAGCGCCGACGGCATCATCCCCAGCCGCATCGACGCGCTCGAGGGTCGCAACCGCGACATCGACAAGCAGATCGATCGTCTCGAGCTCCGCCTCGAGAAGACCGAAGAACAGCTCGTCAAGCAATACGCCAAGCTCGAAGAGCTGGTGAGCGGGCTGACCAATCAGGGGAACCAGATCATGGCCGCGCTCGTCGGCCTGGGTTGA
- the fliS gene encoding flagellar export chaperone FliS: MSFAALQYQTARVETASPVQLVVDLYRGAIRFMRQASAFQEAGDTANRGRVLGRAHAIVSELQATLDHDHAPELCEELDRLYDFVLYQITESNIRADASLLQPAIEVMGTLEDAWTQLAGRG; encoded by the coding sequence ATGTCGTTCGCTGCACTTCAGTACCAAACCGCGCGCGTCGAGACGGCCTCCCCCGTCCAGCTGGTCGTGGACCTCTACCGGGGCGCGATCCGCTTCATGCGACAGGCGTCAGCCTTCCAGGAGGCGGGCGACACCGCGAACCGCGGGCGCGTCCTGGGCCGGGCGCACGCGATCGTCAGCGAGCTGCAGGCGACGCTCGACCACGACCACGCGCCGGAGCTCTGCGAGGAGCTCGACCGCCTCTACGACTTCGTGCTCTATCAGATCACCGAGTCCAACATTCGCGCCGACGCGAGCCTGCTCCAGCCGGCCATCGAGGTGATGGGCACGCTCGAGGACGCGTGGACGCAGCTCGCGGGTCGCGGGTGA
- a CDS encoding cation:proton antiporter, producing the protein MEFHIDGNAAFTVAAALAAGMLGQAVAQHLRLPGIVLLLFIGFLLGPDVANVVQPGVLGDSLNQIVGFAVAVILFEGGMSLNLRRLRREERPIRQLVTVGALVSLATGACLVWLAKGWGWQRSLLFGTLVVVTGPTVVTPLLRRIRVKKTVSTILEAEGVLIDAIGAITAAVALEIVLQPSNGAAVLAGPSVFGRLAFGATCGLIGGGALSLILRYRNIIPEGLENPFTLAWAILVFQVANATIHETGIAAVTVAGFVVGNTRTHVGRELREFKEQLTVMLIGLLFVLLVADVRLAELLSLGWSGLFVAFGCVFLVRPLSVAAGTWGTEMTARERVFAGWIGPRGIVAAAVASLFGYELDRVGLEGGAELRALVFLVIAVTVLWSALTGPLAARLLGLKRGSNDGWAIVGGNALARTVGRLLVDDDQSVVLIDHDASNVRAIEDAELRAIHKNALEKPAMELAQLDTRVGAMAITGNEEVNYLVAQRGRHRSTELRFPVAITSWTRGITPAMVEELGGEILFGARAEVDAWAEKIERGYASVSWFELRGRTNGTVLTGATTRPGYLPLVHRRGNDASPVTSATSFRNGSQVAFLIDEQHSDAVTKALRQLGWTPLLSIREP; encoded by the coding sequence GTGGAGTTTCACATCGACGGGAACGCGGCCTTCACGGTCGCGGCGGCGCTCGCGGCCGGAATGCTCGGCCAGGCCGTGGCTCAGCACCTGCGTCTCCCCGGCATCGTGCTGCTGCTGTTCATCGGCTTCCTCCTCGGCCCGGATGTCGCCAACGTGGTGCAGCCGGGGGTCCTCGGCGACAGCCTCAACCAGATCGTCGGCTTCGCCGTCGCGGTGATCCTCTTCGAAGGCGGGATGAGCCTGAACCTGCGGCGGCTGCGGCGGGAGGAGCGCCCCATCCGGCAGCTCGTCACGGTCGGCGCGCTGGTGAGCCTGGCCACCGGCGCGTGCCTGGTCTGGCTGGCCAAGGGCTGGGGCTGGCAGCGCTCGCTCCTGTTCGGGACGCTCGTCGTGGTCACCGGGCCCACCGTGGTCACCCCGCTCCTTCGCCGCATCCGGGTGAAGAAGACGGTCTCCACGATCCTCGAGGCCGAGGGCGTCTTGATCGACGCGATCGGCGCGATCACCGCCGCGGTCGCCCTCGAGATCGTGCTGCAGCCGAGCAACGGCGCCGCCGTCCTGGCCGGGCCGAGCGTGTTCGGTCGGCTCGCCTTCGGCGCGACCTGCGGGCTGATCGGCGGCGGCGCCCTGTCGCTCATCCTGCGCTACCGCAACATCATCCCCGAGGGCCTCGAGAACCCGTTCACGCTCGCGTGGGCGATCCTCGTGTTCCAGGTGGCCAACGCCACCATCCACGAGACGGGCATCGCGGCCGTCACCGTCGCGGGGTTCGTGGTCGGCAACACCCGCACCCACGTCGGACGCGAGCTGCGCGAGTTCAAGGAGCAGCTGACGGTGATGCTCATCGGGCTGCTCTTCGTGCTCCTCGTCGCCGACGTGCGCCTGGCCGAGCTCCTCTCGCTCGGCTGGTCGGGCCTCTTCGTGGCGTTCGGCTGCGTGTTCCTCGTGCGCCCGCTGAGCGTGGCGGCCGGCACCTGGGGCACGGAGATGACGGCGCGAGAGCGGGTCTTCGCCGGCTGGATCGGCCCGCGCGGCATCGTGGCCGCGGCCGTCGCCTCGCTCTTCGGCTACGAGCTCGACCGCGTGGGCCTCGAGGGCGGCGCCGAGCTGCGGGCGCTCGTCTTCCTCGTCATCGCGGTGACCGTGCTCTGGTCGGCGCTGACCGGCCCGCTCGCGGCGCGCCTGCTCGGTCTGAAGCGCGGCTCGAACGACGGGTGGGCGATCGTCGGGGGCAACGCGCTCGCCCGGACCGTCGGTCGCCTGCTCGTGGACGACGACCAGAGCGTGGTGCTCATCGATCACGACGCCTCGAACGTGCGCGCCATCGAAGACGCGGAGCTGCGCGCCATCCACAAGAACGCCCTCGAGAAGCCGGCGATGGAGCTCGCGCAGCTCGACACGCGGGTGGGCGCGATGGCGATCACGGGCAACGAGGAGGTCAACTACCTCGTCGCGCAGAGGGGCCGACACCGGAGCACGGAGCTGCGCTTCCCGGTCGCGATCACCAGCTGGACGCGCGGGATCACGCCCGCCATGGTCGAGGAGCTCGGCGGCGAGATCCTCTTCGGCGCGCGGGCGGAGGTCGACGCGTGGGCCGAGAAGATCGAGCGCGGCTACGCCTCGGTGAGCTGGTTCGAGCTGCGCGGGCGCACGAATGGGACCGTCCTGACCGGCGCGACCACGCGCCCCGGCTACCTCCCGCTCGTGCACCGGAGGGGCAACGACGCGAGCCCGGTGACGTCGGCGACATCCTTCCGTAACGGCTCGCAGGTGGCCTTCCTGATCGACGAGCAGCACTCGGACGCGGTCACGAAGGCCCTGCGCCAGCTGGGCTGGACCCCGCTGCTGTCGATCCGAGAGCCGTGA
- a CDS encoding YebC/PmpR family DNA-binding transcriptional regulator encodes MGRIFETRKATMFARWDKMAKAFTRVGREIAVAVKQSGPDPAANPALRRAIQNARAVNMPKDKIENAIKRALGKDSADYQEAIYEGYAPHGVAVIAVAATDNPTRTIANVRVCFNKAGGSIGNSGSVSFGFDRMGVFRLNPEDVSDREELELDLIDHGLEDMGEGTGEKGEKQLIVRCALGDFGRLQSALEERNIEPVSTASEFVPQTTVELDDAQAEEALKLVDLLEQDDDVQQVFHNLA; translated from the coding sequence ATGGGACGCATTTTCGAGACCCGCAAAGCCACGATGTTCGCCCGCTGGGACAAGATGGCGAAGGCCTTCACCCGGGTGGGCCGCGAGATCGCCGTGGCGGTCAAGCAGAGCGGCCCGGACCCGGCCGCCAACCCGGCGCTCCGCCGCGCGATCCAGAACGCGCGCGCGGTCAACATGCCGAAGGACAAGATCGAGAACGCGATCAAGCGCGCCCTCGGCAAGGACAGCGCCGACTACCAGGAGGCGATCTACGAGGGCTACGCGCCTCACGGCGTGGCCGTCATCGCGGTCGCCGCGACCGACAACCCCACGCGCACCATCGCGAACGTCCGCGTGTGCTTCAACAAGGCCGGCGGCTCCATCGGCAACAGCGGCAGCGTGTCGTTCGGCTTCGATCGCATGGGCGTCTTCCGCCTGAACCCCGAGGACGTCTCGGACCGCGAGGAGCTCGAGCTCGACCTGATCGATCACGGCCTCGAGGACATGGGCGAGGGCACGGGCGAGAAGGGCGAGAAGCAGCTCATCGTGCGCTGCGCGCTCGGCGACTTCGGGCGGCTGCAGAGCGCGCTCGAGGAGCGGAACATCGAGCCCGTGTCCACCGCGAGCGAGTTCGTGCCGCAGACCACCGTCGAGCTGGACGACGCGCAGGCCGAGGAGGCGCTCAAGCTGGTCGATCTCCTCGAGCAGGACGACGACGTCCAGCAGGTCTTCCACAACCTCGCCTGA
- a CDS encoding sterol desaturase family protein, which translates to MSLDLVLRPLVYAALSGLLLAPLERLFPARRAGRTRRSLRTDLGFATVGVVMAHALVALSAGGILAALASPDAPLADAPTWVSLPLGLLAFELAGYAYHRAAHAFAPLRRLHDVHHSATHMDWLAGFRQHPLEIALMTLAQNAPLALLGLPLAEHAAVVVAMQTHTLFVHANLRTPGWLAWLVATPAFHHRHHDREAALANYASLFPWIDRVFGTASDAPAGDFGLPGPEPEGFVALLLTPLRRGCGRPAGRRRPARGDRPA; encoded by the coding sequence ATGAGCCTGGACCTCGTGCTGCGGCCGCTGGTGTATGCGGCGCTCTCCGGGCTGCTCCTCGCCCCGCTCGAGCGGCTCTTTCCCGCGCGCCGCGCCGGCCGGACCCGCCGCAGCCTCCGGACGGATCTCGGCTTCGCGACCGTCGGGGTGGTGATGGCCCACGCGCTCGTCGCGCTCTCTGCGGGGGGGATCCTGGCCGCCCTCGCGTCTCCCGACGCGCCGCTCGCGGACGCCCCCACGTGGGTCTCGCTCCCGCTCGGGCTCCTCGCGTTCGAGCTGGCGGGTTATGCGTATCACCGCGCCGCGCACGCCTTCGCGCCGCTCCGGCGGCTCCACGACGTGCACCACAGCGCGACGCACATGGACTGGCTGGCCGGCTTCCGGCAGCACCCGCTCGAGATCGCGCTCATGACGCTCGCGCAGAACGCGCCGCTCGCGCTCCTCGGGCTGCCGCTGGCCGAGCACGCCGCGGTCGTGGTGGCGATGCAGACGCACACCCTCTTCGTGCACGCGAACCTCCGCACGCCGGGCTGGCTCGCGTGGCTCGTGGCCACGCCGGCCTTTCACCACCGGCACCACGATCGCGAGGCGGCGCTGGCGAACTACGCGTCGCTCTTCCCGTGGATCGACCGCGTGTTCGGCACGGCGTCGGACGCGCCGGCGGGAGACTTCGGCCTCCCCGGCCCGGAGCCCGAGGGCTTCGTCGCGCTGCTGCTCACGCCGCTCAGGCGAGGTTGTGGAAGACCTGCTGGACGTCGTCGTCCTGCTCGAGGAGATCGACCAGCTTGA
- a CDS encoding VCBS repeat-containing protein — MPRFAFTLALLLVACGDGAADTCSTAADCAGGERCVDGTCVPGVDGGTSERDAAPDDDAGGGCPSAILCGSPPACCAGGQECIDGACLAACESGVRCGADLATCCGGGQVCVSDVCADVGGPCTDSYDCPEGAFCEPTLERCLPQFDPVTCRVEPTFETFEPTIEWSVESATEHPSFDQAIVMPAVMDLDGDRVPEVVQSFFEPGGTECRGVIRALRGGTGEILWSVRDVDGEQVSGCPTHALADLDGDGTPEIVTMRTDGRILALRADGSLFWLSTRSDGSPYSVGDWRTFANAAVAIADLDADGAPEVVIGAVVVDAMGVLRWERDARTLEGDNDGYVGGLPVVADIDLDGTPEVVTGRRAYESDGTQRWLAATTDGYPAVGNFDDDPQPEVVLVTQGNVYLLDGLDGAIDWGPIAIPGGGRGGPPTVADFDGDGRPEIGVAGGSSYSVYDPDGPSPVRWSQATRDQSSNATGSAVFDFEGDGAAEVVYADECHLRAYRGDDGTVLFEVESSSGTQHEYPVVADVDGDGNSELLVVANDNNTRIGDGCRATYPGWAGERHGLFVYGDASDRWVRTRRVWNQHTYHVTNVSPAGAVPSAELDNWSTTGLNNYRQNVQGEGVFNAPDLTIVGLEVSLVGCPGTVRLRARVGNEGNLGVAAGVPVTFRRGTVAAPGDVLGTVTTTVPLLPGASTVVELDAALEGDAPFAFLATVDDDGAGAGLTVECDEDDNEADIDGVDCDILF, encoded by the coding sequence ATGCCTCGCTTCGCCTTCACGCTCGCCCTGCTCCTCGTCGCCTGCGGAGACGGCGCCGCCGACACCTGCTCGACCGCCGCCGACTGCGCGGGCGGGGAGCGCTGCGTCGACGGAACCTGCGTGCCCGGCGTGGACGGCGGGACATCGGAGCGCGACGCCGCGCCGGACGACGACGCGGGCGGCGGGTGTCCGAGCGCGATCCTCTGCGGGAGCCCGCCCGCGTGCTGCGCGGGAGGGCAGGAGTGCATCGACGGCGCGTGCCTCGCGGCGTGCGAGAGCGGGGTGCGCTGCGGCGCCGACCTCGCGACCTGCTGCGGGGGCGGCCAGGTCTGCGTCTCGGACGTGTGCGCCGACGTGGGCGGGCCCTGCACGGACTCCTACGACTGCCCGGAGGGGGCCTTCTGCGAGCCGACGCTCGAGCGCTGCCTGCCGCAGTTCGACCCCGTCACCTGCCGCGTGGAGCCGACCTTCGAGACCTTCGAGCCGACCATCGAGTGGAGCGTCGAGAGCGCGACCGAGCACCCGAGCTTCGACCAGGCGATCGTGATGCCGGCCGTGATGGACCTCGACGGCGACCGCGTGCCCGAGGTGGTGCAGAGCTTCTTCGAGCCCGGCGGGACCGAGTGCCGAGGGGTGATCCGCGCGCTCCGCGGCGGGACGGGCGAGATCCTCTGGTCGGTGCGCGACGTCGACGGCGAGCAGGTGAGCGGCTGCCCGACCCACGCGCTGGCGGACCTCGACGGCGACGGGACGCCGGAGATCGTGACCATGCGGACCGACGGACGGATCCTCGCGCTGCGCGCCGACGGATCGCTCTTCTGGCTGAGCACCCGGAGCGACGGCTCGCCCTACTCCGTCGGCGACTGGCGCACCTTCGCCAACGCGGCCGTCGCGATCGCGGATCTCGACGCCGATGGGGCGCCCGAGGTGGTCATCGGCGCGGTGGTCGTCGACGCGATGGGCGTGCTCCGCTGGGAGCGAGACGCGCGCACCCTCGAGGGCGACAACGACGGCTACGTGGGCGGGCTCCCGGTGGTGGCGGACATCGACCTCGACGGGACGCCCGAGGTCGTCACGGGCCGGCGCGCCTACGAGAGCGACGGAACCCAGCGCTGGCTCGCGGCCACCACCGACGGCTACCCGGCGGTGGGGAACTTCGACGACGACCCGCAGCCCGAGGTCGTGCTCGTCACCCAGGGCAACGTCTACCTCCTCGACGGGCTCGACGGCGCCATCGACTGGGGTCCGATCGCGATCCCCGGCGGCGGCCGCGGCGGCCCACCGACGGTGGCCGACTTCGACGGAGACGGCCGCCCCGAGATCGGCGTCGCGGGCGGGAGCAGCTACAGCGTCTACGACCCCGACGGCCCGTCGCCCGTGCGCTGGAGCCAGGCCACACGTGACCAGAGCAGCAACGCGACCGGCTCGGCCGTCTTCGACTTCGAGGGCGACGGCGCGGCCGAGGTCGTCTACGCCGACGAGTGCCACCTGCGCGCCTACCGCGGCGACGACGGGACCGTGCTCTTCGAGGTCGAGAGCTCGAGCGGCACCCAGCACGAGTACCCGGTGGTCGCGGACGTCGACGGCGACGGCAACAGCGAGCTGCTCGTGGTCGCCAACGACAACAACACCCGCATCGGCGACGGCTGCCGCGCCACCTACCCGGGCTGGGCGGGCGAGCGGCACGGGCTCTTCGTCTACGGCGACGCGTCCGACCGCTGGGTCCGCACGCGCCGGGTCTGGAACCAGCACACCTACCACGTGACCAACGTCAGCCCCGCCGGCGCGGTCCCGAGCGCCGAGCTCGACAACTGGAGCACGACCGGGCTCAACAACTACCGCCAGAACGTGCAGGGCGAGGGCGTCTTCAACGCGCCGGACCTCACCATCGTCGGCCTCGAGGTCTCGCTCGTGGGCTGCCCCGGGACGGTGCGCCTCCGCGCCCGCGTGGGCAACGAGGGCAACCTCGGCGTCGCGGCCGGCGTCCCGGTCACGTTCCGGCGCGGCACCGTGGCCGCGCCCGGCGACGTGCTCGGCACCGTGACCACGACCGTCCCGCTCCTCCCGGGCGCCTCGACCGTGGTCGAGCTCGACGCCGCGCTCGAGGGTGACGCGCCCTTCGCGTTCCTCGCCACGGTGGACGACGACGGCGCGGGCGCCGGCCTGACGGTGGAGTGCGACGAGGACGACAACGAAGCCGACATCGACGGCGTCGACTGCGACATCCTCTTCTGA
- a CDS encoding CoA-acylating methylmalonate-semialdehyde dehydrogenase, with protein MSDTLPTIGHWIDGKNVLGEHRSQEVFDPATGKAEKRVLLADLETVKAAVDSAQKAYPAWRATPPLKRARVMMKLRHLLEANAEKVAGLLTEEHGKVFGDAMGEVQRGIENVEYAACAPELLKGEHSRNVGPDIDGWSELQPLGVTAGITPFNFPAMVPLWMWPMAVACGNTFVLKPSERDPSSALFVAQLAVEAGLPPGVLNVVNGDKEAVDALIDDPRVHALSFVGSTPIAEYIYARGCEKGKRVQALGGAKNHAVVMPDADIDNAVSALMGAAYGSCGERCMAIPLVVAVGDETADAVVKGLRAQIAEMKVGPGKDANNDMGPLITKAHREKVLGYVQQGLDEGATLVVDGRDLKVAGHEDGFFMGPCLFDHVKPSMVIYQEEIFGPVLGVVRVSSLEEAMKLIDDHEYGNGTCIFTRDGEAARYFSDHILVGMVGINVPLPVPVAYHSFGGWKRSIFGDLHAYGPDAARFYTKRKQITQRWPSAGVREGAKFSFPSTK; from the coding sequence ATGTCCGACACCCTCCCCACCATTGGTCACTGGATCGACGGCAAGAACGTCCTCGGCGAGCACCGCTCCCAGGAGGTCTTCGACCCCGCTACGGGCAAAGCCGAGAAGAGGGTGCTCCTCGCGGACCTCGAGACGGTGAAGGCCGCCGTCGACTCCGCGCAGAAGGCGTACCCGGCCTGGCGCGCGACGCCGCCGCTGAAGCGGGCGCGCGTGATGATGAAGCTGCGCCACCTGCTCGAGGCCAACGCGGAGAAGGTCGCGGGGCTCCTCACCGAGGAGCACGGCAAGGTCTTCGGCGACGCGATGGGCGAGGTCCAGCGCGGCATCGAGAACGTGGAGTACGCGGCGTGCGCGCCCGAGCTCCTCAAGGGAGAGCACAGCCGGAACGTCGGCCCGGACATCGACGGCTGGAGCGAGCTGCAGCCGCTCGGCGTCACGGCCGGCATCACGCCTTTCAACTTCCCGGCCATGGTGCCGCTCTGGATGTGGCCGATGGCCGTCGCGTGCGGGAACACCTTCGTCCTCAAGCCGTCCGAGCGTGATCCGTCGAGCGCGCTCTTCGTCGCGCAGCTCGCGGTCGAGGCCGGCCTGCCGCCCGGCGTGCTCAACGTCGTCAACGGCGACAAGGAGGCGGTCGACGCGCTCATCGACGACCCGCGCGTGCACGCGCTGAGCTTCGTCGGCTCCACGCCGATCGCCGAGTACATCTACGCGCGCGGCTGCGAGAAGGGCAAGCGCGTCCAGGCCCTCGGCGGCGCCAAGAACCACGCCGTGGTGATGCCCGACGCCGACATCGACAACGCGGTCAGCGCCCTGATGGGCGCCGCGTACGGCTCGTGCGGCGAGCGCTGCATGGCCATCCCGCTCGTGGTCGCGGTCGGCGACGAGACCGCCGACGCGGTCGTGAAGGGCCTGCGGGCGCAGATCGCCGAGATGAAGGTCGGCCCCGGCAAGGACGCGAACAACGACATGGGCCCGCTCATCACGAAGGCCCACCGCGAGAAGGTGCTCGGCTACGTCCAGCAGGGCCTCGACGAGGGCGCGACCCTCGTGGTCGACGGCCGCGACCTGAAGGTGGCCGGCCACGAGGACGGCTTCTTCATGGGCCCGTGCCTCTTCGACCACGTGAAGCCCTCCATGGTGATCTACCAGGAGGAGATCTTCGGCCCGGTGCTCGGCGTCGTGCGCGTCTCCTCTCTCGAGGAGGCGATGAAGCTCATCGACGACCACGAGTACGGCAACGGCACCTGCATCTTCACCCGCGACGGCGAGGCGGCGCGCTACTTCAGCGACCACATCCTCGTCGGCATGGTGGGGATCAACGTCCCGCTGCCCGTCCCGGTCGCCTACCACTCCTTCGGCGGCTGGAAGCGCTCGATCTTCGGCGACCTGCACGCCTACGGCCCGGACGCGGCGCGCTTCTACACCAAGCGCAAGCAGATCACCCAGCGCTGGCCCTCCGCGGGGGTCCGCGAGGGCGCGAAGTTCTCGTTCCCGTCGACGAAGTGA